GCTCCATGCGCAACCGCGTCTCGTCGTCCAGCAGCAGGTCCGCGAGGCCGTCGGGGCAATGCTCGCCCATCGAGAAACCATGCAGCGATGACCACTTCACGTTGACCAGACCGCCGATGTCACCAGCCTGCTCGTTCATGCCGCTTCGCCCATCCGCTCTCGATACGCGCGCAGGTAGTCCGCGGCCAGTTCCAGGAGTTCGGAGGGCCGGAAGGGCTTGCGCAGGATGTGCTCGACGCAGGTGTCGGCCAGTTCGGCCCGGCTGATGCGATGCTCGAGCGCAGTCAGCAGTATGACCGGGATATCCGAGGTCGCAGGATCCTTGGCCAGGCTCTTGACCAGTCCGATGCCATCCATGTAGGGCATCTGATAGTCGCTGATGATCAGGGCCGGCTTGTGCTTCTGGGCGAGCGACAAGGCCGTCCGGCCGTCGGCGGCCGTCAGGATGCGCACGTCGTCGGACTTGAGCTTCCACTCCAACATGAAGCGGATGTGGTGCTCGTCGTCGGCGATCAGCACGGAGGGCAGGTTCTTGGCGCTGGCGTCTTCCACGGAGTCGCCCCTTTCTGCCAGTGGTATCGGCTGTTGTCCGCGGCGGATGGAGCCCGAGTGCCACGCGCCACCGAAACCCGTACGCGTCGACGCGGTTCTCGGGCCTGGGTGCCGCACCTACGCTTCACCGCAGGACATTCCAGGTGCGGTGGCCGAGCGGTTGAAGGCGTTGGTCTTGAAAACCAATGAGCCCGTCAGGGTTCCGTGGGTTCGAATCCCACCCGCACCGTTTCGTTCTCGGACGTTGTTCCATCGGCCCGTCAACTTCCGAGAAGTTCGGGACCACGGGCATCCCCCCGACCAACTCGTGCGGATCGATGAGAGGCAGCGGGCACGCGGTGCGCGCCCGCACGACGCCGGAATCTCGCGGGTGGCCCAAGACCCGATAACCAACAGGAGAGAACCAATGCGCCACGCGTTCGCACAGGCTGCCGCTGTCGCCGCCCTTGTCGCCGTGTCCGGCCTGGCCCAGGCCAACCCCGATTCGACCTGCCGGGCCGACTTGGACGGCGACGGCGAGTTGACCGTCTTCGACTTCCTGGAGTTCCAGAACCTCTTCGATGCCGGCGATCTGGCCGCCGACTTCGACGGCGACGGCGAGTTGACCATCTTCGACTTCCTGGAGTTCCAGAACGACTTCACGCAGGGCTGCCCCGGCGAGCCGATCTCGCTGCAGATGGCCGGCGAGCCGCTGGACGGATATCCGTACTTCGAAGCGACCCGCGCGTTCAACCAAGGCCGCACCGTGCACATGGCCATCGACCCCGATCGCTTTCCGTCGATCGTTGGCGTCACCGGCGACATCTACGTCGTGCAGAGCAAGACCGAACTCGAGTGGGCGACGGACCCCAGCCTGACCGACGTGCGCGGCATGCCGCAGGGTCACACGTTCAGCGCCTTGTCGATCGAAGACGCCGCCGTCGCGTTAACCGGGACCGAGACCCTCGCCGCAGCCAACGGCCTGAACATCTCGACCGGCTACGACCTGGTGGTGGACGTCGATCGCGACGGCCAGCTCGGCGACGGCGACTACATCGACGGGCTGGGCATTCGGCCCGCCGACGCCAACGGGTTCAGCGTCTTCACCGACATGACGCAGATGGGGCCGCTGACGCCCACGATGCTCGACACCAGCACTTCGCGCGGCCCGGTCCGCCTGAACTACCCGGCCGAGTTGGCAAGCGAAGGCCCCTTGCCCATCGCCATCATCGTGCACGGCGGCGGACACGACTACCGGTGGTACGACTACCTGCAGGACCACCTCAGCAGTTGGGGCTGGGTGAGCATCAGCATCCAGAACGACTTCGGCGGCACCGGCAACCGCCCGCTGCTGCAGACCCAGGCGCTCATTGCCGAGCAGCAGACGCTCGCGGGCGGCGTGTTGAACGGGCTGCTGGACAGCTCGCGCATCGTGTGGATCGGCCACAGCCTGGGCGGGCGAGAGGTGGTCATCGGGGCCGAGCGGCTGTACCGCGGCCTGTTCACCCCCAGCAACTACTCGATCGACGACATGACGTTGGTCAGCTCGATCGGCGCCAACAGCGTGGGCGATTTCGGCTCGCTCGTGGCCGATCCCGGGCCGATCAACTTCCACATGATCTGGGGCTCGGCCGACGGTGACCGCAGCGGGGCGCCGGGCCAGCAGACCGTGGCCTTCCGGCACTATGACCGGGCGTTTGGCTACAAGCACTCGACGTACATCCACGGCGCCGACCACAACGTGTTCAACTGCTGCGGCTTCCGCAACTTCACCGGCCCGCCGGAGACCGAGATCGGCCGGCCCGAGGCCCAGCGCATCGCCAAGAGCATCTGGCTTGCGCTGATCAAGCACCACGGCGAAGACAACGGCGACGCCATCGACTACCTCACCCGCGCATGGGATGGCTTCAAGCCCCTGAGCGTGAGCCAGACGACGACGCTCGTGCACATGTACCGTCCCGACCCAGTGGAGATGGACAGCCGCGTCATCGAAGACTTCCAGACCAATCCGAGCGTGAGCCAGAGCAGCTCGGGTGGCCTCGTGACGCTGAATACCTCCAACACCATCGAAGTGCGCCAACGCGACAGCGCCAGCGGCTTCACCTGGACGCCCACCGATCCGGCCAACGGCATGACGTACGCATGGGAGCCCTCGGACACCTCGCGCGGACTGGTCTTTGACTATGACGGTCCGGCGTTCATCGAGTTCGAGGTGCTGCCAAGCCTGGGCAACCTGCTCGGCTACGACCATCTGAGCTTCCGCGTGTGCCAGGGCACCCGTCACCCCAACACGATCGCCGAGCTTGCCCCGGTGACGTTCAACGTCTCGCTCGTCGACGGCAGCGGCGCGACCAGCACCATCCACATCGGCGAATACAGCGCCGGTGCGTCCGAGCCCTACCAGCGCACCGGCCAGGGCACCGGCGTGGGTTGGCAGAACGAGTACAACACCATCCGCATCAGGCTGACCGACTTCCTGGCACAGAACACCGGGCTCGACCTGACCGACGTTTCGGCAATCCGCTTCGACTTCGGTGAGGGCGAGGGCTCGAGCATCGGCCGGCTTGGTCTGGACGAGATCGAGTTCACCGTCGACCCGTAAGATTGAGCACACGAGCAGAGAGGAAACGAGATGCAACCGAAGAAGATTCTCTTGACGCTGGCCGCCTCAGCGCTGCTGACGGCCGCCGGTTCGGCCATGGCCCAGGGCACGTGCCGGGCCGACTTGGACGGTGACGGCGAGCTGACCGTCTTTGACTTCCTGGAGTTCCAGAACCTGTTCGACGCGGGCGACCTAGCTGCTGACTTCGATGGCGACGGCGCACTGACCGTCTTCGATTTCCTGGAGTTCCAGAACGACTTTGTACGCGGCTGCCCGGCCGCTCCGGTCTCGCTGCAGATGGCCGGCGTGCCGCTGGACGCCTACCCGCACTTCGAGGCCACCCGTGCGTTCAACGAAGGCGACACCGTGTACCTGGCGATCGACCCCGATCGCTTTCCCTCGATCCGAGGGGTCACCGGCGATATCTACATCGTCGCCAGCAAGACGAACCTGCAATGGAGCAGTGATCCGTCGCTGAACGACGTGCGCGGCATGCCGCAAGCCCACACCTTCAGCGCCTTGTCGATCGACGGCGCCGAGGTGGCCCTGACCGGCAGCGAGACCCTCGCCGCCGCCGACGGGCTGAACGTCTCGACCGGCTACGACCTCGTCGTCGACGCTGATCGCGACGGGACGCTGAGCGACGGCGACTACATCGACGGCCTGGCCATCGCGCCCGCCGATGCCAACGGCTTCAGCGTGTTTACCAACATCTCCGAGATGGGCCCGCTCACGCCCGTGATGGTCGACAGCAGCAGTTCGCAAGGCGTGCTGCGGCTCAACTACCCGGCCGAGCTTGCCAGCGTGGGCCCGCTGCCCATCGTCGTGATCGTGCACGGTGGCGGCCACGACTATCGGTGGTACGACTATCTACAGGACCAGCTCAGCAGCTGGGGCTGGGTGAGCATCAGCGTGCAGAACGACTTCAGCGGCACCGGCAACCGACCGCTGCGGCACACCGATGCGCTCATCGGCGAGCAGGCGACCATCGCCGGTGGCGTGCTCAACGGGTTGCTGGACAGCTCGCGCATCGTGTGGATCGGCCACAGCCTGGGCGGTCGCGAGTGCAACATCGGATCGGAGCGGCTGAGTGAGGGCAGCTTCACCCCCGCCAATTACAGCGCCGAGGACATGGTGCTGGTCAGCTCGATCGCAGCCAACAGCAGCGGCGGCGGATCGTTCGAGGCCGATCCGGGCGACATTAACTTCCACATGATCTGGGGTTCGGCCGATGGCGACATCAGCGGCAGCCCCAGCAGCTTCGGTGGGCAGACCATCCCCTTCCGTAACTATGACCGGGCCGACGGCTTCAAGCACTCGACCTACATCCACGGCGCCGACCACAACGTCTTCAACTGCTGCGGATTCCGCAACTTCCAGGGTCCGGCATCCACCGAGATCGGCCGGGCCGAGGCCCAGCAGATCGCCAAGGCGACGTGGACCGCGCTCATCAAGCACTATGGTGAGGGCAACGGCGACGCGATCGACTACGTCACCCGCGCGTGGGACAGCTTCAAGCCCCTGGGCGTCATCGATACCACGACGCTCGTGCACATGTACCGGCCGAGCACCATCGACGGCGACAGCCGCGTCATCGACGACTTCCAGAGCAACCCGAGCCTCAGCCAGAGCAGTTCGGGCGGCAGCGTCACCATCGGCGTCGCGAACGCCGCCGAGGTGCGTCAGGAAGACACCAACGGCACCCTGACCTGGACGGGCAGTGAGCCCAGCAACGGCATGAACTATGCGTTCCTGTCGTCAGACGACTCGGCCGGACTGGTGTTCGACTTCAACAGCCCCGCGTTCATCGAGTTCCAGGTGTTGCCCGCGCTGGGCGACGTCTCGGGCTATGACCACCTCAGCTTCCGTGTCTGCCAGGGCACGCGGCATCCCAACACCATCGCCGAACTCGAGCCGCTGACGTTCCACGTCACGCTCGTCGATGGCGCTGGCGCACGGAGCACCGTACACACCGGCGCGTACCAGGCCGGTGCGAGCGAGCCCTACCAGCGCACCGGCGCCGGCACCGGCACGGGCTGGCAGAACGAGTACGGCACCATCCGCATCCGCTTGAGCGACTTCCTCGCGCAGGCCAGCGGCGTCGACCTGACCAACGTCTCGGCCATTCGCTTCGAGTTCGCCCAGGATGGCGGCTCGGCCATCGGTCGGCTGGGGCTCGATGAGATCGAGTTCACGCTCGATCGCTAAGCACCGTCACTGAGCCACTGGTTCATTTCAGCGGCCGCTCGCGAGGCATCGCGGGCGGCCGCTACGCTTTTCCGTGCCAGCGTGGATCTCCGACAACGAAGCGATGCTCTGGGGCCTGGGCCTGGTGTCCGTGGTGGTGTTCGTGGGCAGCCTGCTGATCATGCCCGCCCTGATCGTCCGCATCCCCCGGGACTACTTCGTACACGATGTCCGGCCGCCCTCGCGGTGGGCCTCTCACGCGCCCTGGCTTCGGCTGAGCCTGCGCATTGGCAAGAACGTGCTCGGCATCGTCCTTGTCCTCGGTGGCATCGCCATGCTCGTGCTCCCCGGCCAGGGCTTGCTGACCATCTTCGCCGGCTTCATCTTGCTCGATTTTCCACGCAAGTACGCTTTCGAGAAGTGGCTCGTTCGCCACCGTTGGGTACGAGGCCCGCTGAACTGGGTGCGACGACGGAATGGGCGTGAGCCGCTGGCCTTCCGAAGGCCGACCAGCGAAGGTCTCTGATTTTCTCTGGCACCTCCTGGATCGCACAAGTTGATTGGCAACAAGAACTTGTCAACGGCGCGGCGCAGCGTGTTCGTAAACTGCACGCATGTGGGAGCAAATTTCCTGCGCCGGTGCTGAATCGCGACAGGGGTGGGTTCCCAAAGACTCTTGATACAGAGAGCCGGCACGAGGTGGCGCCGGGCGGAGAAAACAGTGTGCGGCTCGGCCGGGAGGTGTGCCCATGCGCGCCCTGCTCACGATCTCGGTAGTGGTCCTGTGCTCGCACGCCTTGATCGCACAGGACGGCGATCGGGCCCTCCGCACGGCAAATGGCCTGTTGCAGCGAGGGTTGCATGCCGAGGCGGCCAGTGAGTACGCGGCCGCCTTGCAAACGCTCGACAACGCCGACGCGCGCGACGAAGCCCGCTACGGCCTGGCCGTCGCTCGATACAACATGGGCGAGGATGCAGCGGCGATTCGAGCGCTCGAACAGATCGAGGGCGGCCCGCGTTTCGCGTTTCGGGCGGATGCCGACGTCCTGCTCATGCATCTCCATTTCCGTCAAGAGGACTACGCACGTGCCGCTAGTTCGGGCCGGGCCGCGGCAGGCCATCGCGACCATGCCGCCTGGGCTTCGACCGCGGCGCTCTTGATCGAGAGCCTCCACCGCGCGGGCGAGAACGCCGACGCCGTGCGAGCGTATACCCGATTCGAGTCGGACCTCCGTCGTGACGACCAGGCCCACCGGCGAGCGTCGCTGTTCGCGGGCATATCCCAGGCCACGATCGCCAGGAAGCCAACCGAGCACGCGACTGCTGCGGAGTGGCTCGGGCGAGTCATCATGCCGCGCGGGCGCGACGGACTGACCGACGCAGCCCTGTTCCACCAGGCGAACGCCCTCTATGCGGCCGGCGATGCCGCGGGCGCGATCGCGAGCCTCGAGCGAGCATCGGTCGATGCCTCGACGGTCCGGCCGCAGGCGATGCTCAGGCTCGCCGTCATCCTGCGTCTGGAAGCAAGACCAGGTGAAGCCGCCAACGTCCTGCGCGTACTTGCCGAACAAGCGCCTCGCTTCAGCACCGCTCAGGTGCACTACGAGCTTGGTCGCGCATTGCTGGACATCGACCAGCCCGAAGAAGCGATCCGGGCATTCGAACGGTCAGAACGACGAGCCGACCCAGATCTCGCTGATGACGTCGCGTTCTGGCATGCAAAAGCTGCGCTGCGCCGCGGTCGCCATGAAGAAGCCGCCGAAAGGCTTCGCCTCGCGATCAAGCAACACCCGACGAGTCCTTTGATCGCCGAGATGAAGTACGACCGGGCCATCGCGCTGCAACGCGATGGTCAGCCCGAAGCCGCGGCACGGGCCTTCGGCTTGTTCGTTGCCGACCACGGCGACCATCCACTGGCGCCCGACGCTTTGTTCTCGCAGGCCTCGCTCCTGCTTGAGGTCGATCAGGTCGATGAATCAGCCGGTGTTGCTCGCAGTCTTAGCCGGCAGTTTACGGATCACCCGCTCGCGTCCAGCGCGGCATTCCTGCAAGCCGAAGCGGCCTATAGAAGCAAAAACTACGAGGCCGCCGCGCGCGGATTCGCACCGCTCGTCGAGGCGGACGATGATTCGCTGGCAGACCAGGCACGCTTCCGCCTGGGCATGTCCTTCCTCGCAATGGGTCGAGCAGACCAGGCAGAGCCCCACCTGGAAGCCGTCGTCGACGGCGTGCGCACGCAGCCGGCGTTCGTGCCCGCGCTGTTCGCCCTTGGGGATATTGCCTTCGACGCCGAGCAATGGGAACAGGCCGAGTCGCGTTTTGCCGAGTACATCGCCGTGGCCGGCACTCAGGCTGCGAGCGTTGACGCCGCAATGCTGAAGCTGGCACTGGCCCGCGGTCGGCAGGGTGACACCACGGGGGCCATCGAGTCTCTTACGCAGATGCTGTCCGAGTGGCCTCACAGCGAGCACGCCCCGCATGCATTGTTCGAGTTGGGCCAGATGCACGTCGCGCAGGGCAACGATCAGGCGGCACGACGATTCTTCACGACGCTGCCGGACCGCCACGAAGATTCACGCTTCGCCCCGCATGCCCTTCGCCACCTCGCCGGCATCGCCGCACGATCCGGCGAGCACGAGCGTGCGGCGGGCCTCTATGCACAGGCCGCCGACCGCGGCGGGCGACCAATGGCACGCATCGTGGCGCTGGACCACGCCAAGGCCCTGATCAACGCGGGCGAGCCCGCGCAAGCGGCGCGGCTGCTTCACGATGCCGAGGGACCCGCACGCGCCTGGTACGTCATTGCGCTAAGCCGATCGGCAGACCATCAAGCCGCCGTCGACGCGTCCGAGGACTACACGCCGCGCGATCTGGGCGAACAGGACACGGCGCTCTACCAGTACGCACTGGCAGCCAGCCTCCGCAACACCGGCCAGCGCGAGCGAGCCACACGCATGCTGGAACAGGTCGTTGCGGGTGGGTCATCCGTCGCACCGCATGCCGCCCTCGATCTGGCGGACGCCTACCTGGCCGATGCGGACTACGCCCGCGCAGCCGATCTCCTCGAGCCCGTGTCGCAGCGCACCGACGTACCAACCACACTCGCCAGCGCCGCGACGTACAAGGCCGCATGGGCCCGCTACCAGTTGAACGACCATCGAAGCGTCGTACGGCTGCTGCAGGACTTCAACGATGACGCGCTCGCCGGACCCTCGGCCCTGCTGCTGGGCGAATCGCTCCTGGCCCTCAAGCGGGGCCGCGAAGCGGCCGAACAGCTTGCACGCGCGATCTCGGCCGGCGGGCAAGGCGT
This window of the Phycisphaerales bacterium genome carries:
- a CDS encoding PGPGW domain-containing protein produces the protein MPAWISDNEAMLWGLGLVSVVVFVGSLLIMPALIVRIPRDYFVHDVRPPSRWASHAPWLRLSLRIGKNVLGIVLVLGGIAMLVLPGQGLLTIFAGFILLDFPRKYAFEKWLVRHRWVRGPLNWVRRRNGREPLAFRRPTSEGL
- a CDS encoding GC-type dockerin domain-anchored protein → MRHAFAQAAAVAALVAVSGLAQANPDSTCRADLDGDGELTVFDFLEFQNLFDAGDLAADFDGDGELTIFDFLEFQNDFTQGCPGEPISLQMAGEPLDGYPYFEATRAFNQGRTVHMAIDPDRFPSIVGVTGDIYVVQSKTELEWATDPSLTDVRGMPQGHTFSALSIEDAAVALTGTETLAAANGLNISTGYDLVVDVDRDGQLGDGDYIDGLGIRPADANGFSVFTDMTQMGPLTPTMLDTSTSRGPVRLNYPAELASEGPLPIAIIVHGGGHDYRWYDYLQDHLSSWGWVSISIQNDFGGTGNRPLLQTQALIAEQQTLAGGVLNGLLDSSRIVWIGHSLGGREVVIGAERLYRGLFTPSNYSIDDMTLVSSIGANSVGDFGSLVADPGPINFHMIWGSADGDRSGAPGQQTVAFRHYDRAFGYKHSTYIHGADHNVFNCCGFRNFTGPPETEIGRPEAQRIAKSIWLALIKHHGEDNGDAIDYLTRAWDGFKPLSVSQTTTLVHMYRPDPVEMDSRVIEDFQTNPSVSQSSSGGLVTLNTSNTIEVRQRDSASGFTWTPTDPANGMTYAWEPSDTSRGLVFDYDGPAFIEFEVLPSLGNLLGYDHLSFRVCQGTRHPNTIAELAPVTFNVSLVDGSGATSTIHIGEYSAGASEPYQRTGQGTGVGWQNEYNTIRIRLTDFLAQNTGLDLTDVSAIRFDFGEGEGSSIGRLGLDEIEFTVDP
- a CDS encoding GC-type dockerin domain-anchored protein, producing the protein MQPKKILLTLAASALLTAAGSAMAQGTCRADLDGDGELTVFDFLEFQNLFDAGDLAADFDGDGALTVFDFLEFQNDFVRGCPAAPVSLQMAGVPLDAYPHFEATRAFNEGDTVYLAIDPDRFPSIRGVTGDIYIVASKTNLQWSSDPSLNDVRGMPQAHTFSALSIDGAEVALTGSETLAAADGLNVSTGYDLVVDADRDGTLSDGDYIDGLAIAPADANGFSVFTNISEMGPLTPVMVDSSSSQGVLRLNYPAELASVGPLPIVVIVHGGGHDYRWYDYLQDQLSSWGWVSISVQNDFSGTGNRPLRHTDALIGEQATIAGGVLNGLLDSSRIVWIGHSLGGRECNIGSERLSEGSFTPANYSAEDMVLVSSIAANSSGGGSFEADPGDINFHMIWGSADGDISGSPSSFGGQTIPFRNYDRADGFKHSTYIHGADHNVFNCCGFRNFQGPASTEIGRAEAQQIAKATWTALIKHYGEGNGDAIDYVTRAWDSFKPLGVIDTTTLVHMYRPSTIDGDSRVIDDFQSNPSLSQSSSGGSVTIGVANAAEVRQEDTNGTLTWTGSEPSNGMNYAFLSSDDSAGLVFDFNSPAFIEFQVLPALGDVSGYDHLSFRVCQGTRHPNTIAELEPLTFHVTLVDGAGARSTVHTGAYQAGASEPYQRTGAGTGTGWQNEYGTIRIRLSDFLAQASGVDLTNVSAIRFEFAQDGGSAIGRLGLDEIEFTLDR
- a CDS encoding tetratricopeptide repeat protein → MRALLTISVVVLCSHALIAQDGDRALRTANGLLQRGLHAEAASEYAAALQTLDNADARDEARYGLAVARYNMGEDAAAIRALEQIEGGPRFAFRADADVLLMHLHFRQEDYARAASSGRAAAGHRDHAAWASTAALLIESLHRAGENADAVRAYTRFESDLRRDDQAHRRASLFAGISQATIARKPTEHATAAEWLGRVIMPRGRDGLTDAALFHQANALYAAGDAAGAIASLERASVDASTVRPQAMLRLAVILRLEARPGEAANVLRVLAEQAPRFSTAQVHYELGRALLDIDQPEEAIRAFERSERRADPDLADDVAFWHAKAALRRGRHEEAAERLRLAIKQHPTSPLIAEMKYDRAIALQRDGQPEAAARAFGLFVADHGDHPLAPDALFSQASLLLEVDQVDESAGVARSLSRQFTDHPLASSAAFLQAEAAYRSKNYEAAARGFAPLVEADDDSLADQARFRLGMSFLAMGRADQAEPHLEAVVDGVRTQPAFVPALFALGDIAFDAEQWEQAESRFAEYIAVAGTQAASVDAAMLKLALARGRQGDTTGAIESLTQMLSEWPHSEHAPHALFELGQMHVAQGNDQAARRFFTTLPDRHEDSRFAPHALRHLAGIAARSGEHERAAGLYAQAADRGGRPMARIVALDHAKALINAGEPAQAARLLHDAEGPARAWYVIALSRSADHQAAVDASEDYTPRDLGEQDTALYQYALAASLRNTGQRERATRMLEQVVAGGSSVAPHAALDLADAYLADADYARAADLLEPVSQRTDVPTTLASAATYKAAWARYQLNDHRSVVRLLQDFNDDALAGPSALLLGESLLALKRGREAAEQLARAISAGGQGVDADAALLRLGEAHAAAQDWNASLEAYARHRREHARSPRWFMAEFGLGWALENAGKHRQAINHYQAVVDKHEGETAARAQFQLGECLFALGQHEDAVRELLRVDILHASPTWSPAALFEAGRCFEAMGKVGEARAQYRAVQDRFAESSWATAAGERLRAIAGPGGTASGRGG
- a CDS encoding response regulator — protein: MEDASAKNLPSVLIADDEHHIRFMLEWKLKSDDVRILTAADGRTALSLAQKHKPALIISDYQMPYMDGIGLVKSLAKDPATSDIPVILLTALEHRISRAELADTCVEHILRKPFRPSELLELAADYLRAYRERMGEAA